The proteins below come from a single Candidatus Bathyarchaeota archaeon genomic window:
- a CDS encoding VWA domain-containing protein, producing the protein MSDLNSGIDLKCIVNREHLQSDSKALVYLAMDISPPEVSPNTPNDLQPVNLCIALDRSGSMKDENKIEQAKIATMQLIQELKPSDFVSLVTFSNREKVEVSSRSAADIYAFSNAINQINARGATDIYSALQAALNEVAQQRAVFPGQPVNRIILLTDGQPTSGKDKIEEFVTLCELIRKNDISVTTLGLGSDYNEQLLTTIASTTGGLWYHVTDPNNLPMLFNEELVEMKTVVMQKPELQIQPMSGAEIEDIHKVRPVLDLVQNPEIRQGKYILPLNDIVGGQPQNVVVKVMLPPRQDGKYRIAQATLTGGGKTITRDVVVTYTNDPSLYQKETDPYPRILLMTSDGTIMLRQGVASGDETVINQAQTILKKTMNDPNAVTVVRNNELTMDMVNRFNNSYEKTVIKKGNLSDEEKKKVISETTILKKKSN; encoded by the coding sequence GTGAGCGACTTGAATTCAGGCATAGACCTTAAATGTATTGTAAATCGTGAGCATTTACAGTCAGATTCTAAAGCTCTTGTATATCTTGCAATGGACATATCTCCCCCCGAAGTTTCCCCTAATACCCCAAACGATTTACAGCCAGTCAACCTCTGCATTGCGCTAGACCGCAGTGGTTCAATGAAAGATGAAAACAAAATTGAACAAGCAAAAATAGCGACAATGCAGCTAATCCAAGAATTAAAACCCTCAGATTTTGTTTCGCTAGTCACTTTTTCAAATCGTGAAAAAGTTGAAGTTAGTTCACGTTCAGCCGCAGACATCTATGCCTTCAGCAATGCTATAAATCAAATAAACGCACGCGGCGCAACAGACATTTATTCTGCATTACAAGCTGCCCTCAACGAGGTGGCTCAGCAACGGGCGGTTTTTCCAGGACAACCTGTGAATCGTATCATCCTGCTAACAGATGGGCAACCGACTTCGGGGAAAGATAAAATTGAAGAATTTGTTACTCTATGCGAGTTAATACGCAAAAATGATATTTCCGTGACTACATTGGGTTTAGGGAGCGACTACAATGAACAGTTGCTAACCACCATAGCATCAACAACAGGCGGATTATGGTACCACGTCACTGACCCAAACAATCTGCCAATGCTTTTCAATGAAGAACTAGTCGAAATGAAAACTGTTGTTATGCAAAAGCCTGAACTTCAAATTCAACCCATGTCAGGAGCAGAAATTGAAGATATCCACAAGGTTCGACCAGTATTAGACCTTGTTCAGAATCCTGAAATACGACAGGGAAAATACATTTTGCCCCTCAATGACATAGTCGGCGGGCAACCTCAAAACGTTGTCGTTAAAGTGATGTTGCCTCCAAGACAGGATGGAAAATACCGAATTGCACAAGCAACACTCACAGGCGGCGGAAAAACAATAACCCGCGATGTAGTGGTAACCTACACAAACGACCCCTCGTTATATCAAAAAGAAACAGACCCATATCCACGCATTCTTCTCATGACTTCAGATGGCACTATAATGCTACGGCAAGGCGTGGCCTCTGGAGATGAGACAGTGATTAACCAAGCCCAAACAATACTCAAAAAAACAATGAATGACCCGAACGCAGTAACAGTTGTTAGAAACAACGAACTCACCATGGACATGGTTAATAGATTTAACAATTCCTACGAGAAAACCGTGATAAAGAAAGGCAATCTCTCTGACGAAGAGAAAAAGAAGGTTATCTCTGAAACAACAATATTGAAAAAGAAGAGTAATTAA
- a CDS encoding zinc ribbon domain-containing protein has protein sequence MNCPKCGNDNPSDNKFCDNCGSELVSTVAAPTPVSTGGIECSACKAANPIGSAFCESCGASLESASAPIAAPVAPQPTFAPPQAQFALVCPDGTEISISSSKTIGRLDLAKYAAPNETMWISRQHFDILEENGAPFIIDEKSANGTKLNGKEIKQQGKQQLKSDDEIIVGDAVKLVFKIK, from the coding sequence ATGAACTGCCCAAAATGTGGAAATGACAACCCCTCAGACAATAAATTCTGCGACAATTGTGGAAGCGAACTAGTATCAACCGTAGCAGCACCAACACCTGTATCTACAGGTGGAATTGAATGCTCAGCTTGTAAAGCAGCAAACCCAATAGGGTCAGCCTTCTGCGAAAGCTGCGGCGCAAGCCTAGAAAGCGCTTCAGCACCAATAGCAGCACCTGTTGCACCACAACCAACTTTTGCACCACCTCAAGCACAATTTGCGTTAGTCTGCCCAGATGGAACAGAAATATCGATATCCTCAAGCAAGACCATTGGACGGCTTGATTTAGCAAAATATGCCGCGCCAAACGAGACCATGTGGATTTCAAGACAACACTTTGACATATTGGAGGAAAATGGGGCACCCTTCATCATTGACGAAAAGAGTGCTAACGGAACAAAACTTAACGGAAAAGAAATCAAACAGCAGGGAAAGCAACAGTTAAAGAGCGATGACGAAATTATCGTCGGCGATGCAGTAAAATTAGTGTTCAAAATAAAATAG